In one window of Lampris incognitus isolate fLamInc1 chromosome 3, fLamInc1.hap2, whole genome shotgun sequence DNA:
- the cherp gene encoding calcium homeostasis endoplasmic reticulum protein — protein sequence MEIPAPPEDQELRNVIDKLAQFVARNGPEFEKMTMEKQKDNPKFSFLFGGEYFSYYKCKLSMEQQQHPSTHDGEEYKSEELYNPGAKEVVDVPPPLSIIAPPPIPPPATPSIEELIQQSQWNLQQQEQHLLTLRQEQVTAAISLAMEQQTQKLLLETQLDVSEFDNLLQPIIDTCTKDAISAGKNWMFNNAKTPQHCELMTSHLRNRITADGAHFELRLHLIYLTNDVLHHCQRKQQRDLLAALQKVVVPIYCTSFLAVEEDKQQKITRLLQLWEKNGYFDDITIQQLQNPALGLGQYQASLITEYAAVVQPVQLAFQQQIQALKSQHEEFVSSLKQQQQQTVAVAAVQAATVGQLATVGQLATVGQLATVGQLATASEPEKAPPMTTQAGDVKASISGPPGEYEAASSRSQDPSNPSGPPDIPSSKPGWYDPQPIGPWNPNQPPPFDPNQPPPPCPPWNSHEGMWNDQRDPGNWSGGPPREGGPWSGPSGSDPGPPGWNSQYDQQPPWGNQPDQPPPWGQREPPFPPRMQAREDCLRPPHFRGPFPPHQQPPPFNQPPPPPHGFGRFPPRFMQDDFPPRHHFDRPPYPPHHFDYAQGDYPGDMGPPPHHHPNQRIPPPGIGTEHPPWGGNQHPDFGPPPHGFNGQSPHMRHRQPPAHDDPSLVPNVPYFDLPAGLMAPLVKLEDYDYKPLDPKDIRLPPPMPPSDRLLAAVEAFYSPPSHDRPRNSEGWEQNGLYEFFRAKMRARRKKGQEKRNSGRGGSRSRSRSRSRGRSSSPSSSRSSKSSRSRSRSSRSRSHSHSYSRSRSRSRSRSSRSHSRSRSRSRSHSPTKRRRSGKSRSTSPPTTSGLGTGPTKLPPDSRLGEENKGHQLLMKMGWSGSGGLGAKEQGIQDPIKGGDVRDKWDQYKGVGVSLDDPYENYRRNKSYNFVARMKAREEVNREPQEAPPTE from the exons ATGGAAATCCCTGCTCCCCCCGAAG ATCAGGAGCTGCGGAATGTCATTGACAAGCTGGCCCAGTTTGTCGCTCGGAACGGGCCGGAGTTTGAGAAGATGACAATGGAGAAACAAAAGGACAACCCCAAGTTTTCCTTTCTCTTCGGTGGCGAATACTTCAGCTACTACAAGTGCAAGCTTTCTATGGAACAACAGCAGC ATCCCTCTACCCACGATGGTGAGGAGTATAAATCAGAAG AGCTATACAACCCGGGAGCCAAGGAAGTGGTAGATGTTCCTCCACCACTGTCTATCATTGCTCCTCCTCCGATCCCGCCGCCGGCCACACCTTCCATTGAGGAGCTCATCCAGCAGAGCCAATGGAATCTCCAACAGCAGGAGCAGCACCTGCTTACTCTCAGACAG GAGCAAGTGACGGCTGCCATATCTCTGGCTATGGAGCAGCAAACCCAGAAGCTACTTCTGGAAACTCAGCTGGACGTCTCAGAGTTTGATAACCTGCTGCAGCCCATCATAGACACCTGCACTAAGGATGCCATCTCT GCTGGTAAGAACTGGATGTTCAACAATGCTAAGACACCACAGCACTGTGAGTTGATGACATCACATCTGCGCAACCGCATCACTGCTGACGGAGCGCACTTTGAGCTCCGCCTACATCTTATCTATCTGACCAATGATGTGCTCCACCACTG CCAGCGGAAGCAGCAGAGAGACTTGCTAGCGGCGCTGCAGAAGGTGGTTGTGCCCATCTACTGCACCAGCTTCCTGGCCGTGGAGGAAGACAAGCAGCAGAAGATCACAAGG cTGTTGCAGCTCTGGGAGAAGAATGGATATTTTGATGATATCACCATTCAACAGCTTCAGAACCCAGCTTTGGGCCTGGGTCAGTACCAG GCGTCCCTGATAACGGAGTATGCTGCAGTGGTGCAGCCAGTCCAGCTGGCGTTCCAACAGCAGATCCAGGCTTTGAAGTCTCAGCACGAGGAGTTTGTTAGCAGcctgaagcagcagcagcagcagactgtTGCCGTAGCTGCAGTGCAGGCCGCCACCGTTGGGCAGCTGGCCACCGTTGGGCAGCTGGCCACCGTTGGGCAGCTGGCCACCGTTGGACAGCTGGCCACTGCCTCTGAGCCTGAAAAGGCCCCACCTATGACCACACAGGCTG GTGACGTGAAGGCTTCCATATCGGGCCCTCCAGGGGAATATGAGGCCGCATCATCCAGGTCGCAAGACCCCAGCAACCCCAGTGGACCACCAGACATCCCCTCCAGCAAGCCTGGCTGGTACGACCCCCAGCCTATTGGCCCCTGGAACCCAAACCAGccg ccTCCCTTTGACCCAAACCAGCCTCCCCCTCCCTGCCCTCCCTGGAATAGTCATGAGGGAATGTGGAATGACCAGAGGGACCCTGGGAACTGGAGTGGTGGCCCACCCAGAGAGGGAGGACCCTGGAGTGGACCAAGTGGGTCTGACCCTGGCCCCCCAGGCTGGAACTCCCAATATGACCAGCAGCCTCCATGGGGGAACCAGCCTGATCAGCCCCCACCTTGGGGCCAGAGGGAGCCCCCGTTCCCTCCACGTATGCAGGCACGGGAAGACTGTCTG CGGCCCCCCCACTTCCGAGGGCCCTTCCCTCCCCACCAGCAGCCCCCTCCCTTCAACCAGCCTCCACCGCCACCCCATGGCTTTGGCCGCTTCCCGCCACGCTTCATGCAGGATGATTTCCCTCCAAGACACCACTTTGACAGGCCGCCATACCCACCACACCACTTCGACTACGCCCAGGGAGATTACCCAGGAG ACATGGGTCCTCCTCCACACCACCACCCCAACCAGAGGATCCCTCCTCCAGGAATAGGGACTGAGCATCCCCCCTGGGGTGGAAACCAGCACCCAGACTTCGGCCCGCCACCCCACGGCTTCAATGGCCAGTCACCCCACATGCGTCATCGGCAGCCCCCAGCCCACGATGACCCCAGCCTGGTGCCCAACGTACCTTACTTTGACCTGCCAGCTGGCCTCATGGCTCCACTGGTCAAA CTGGAGGACTATGACTACAAGCCATTGGACCCCAAAGACATCCGGTTGCCTCCTCCCATGCCTCCCAGCGATAGGCTGTTAGCTGCTGTTGAGGCTTTCTACAGTCCCCCTTCCCACGACAGGCCCCGCAACAG TGAGGGCTGGGAGCAGAATGGCCTGTATGAGTTCTTCAGAGCCAAGATGAGAGCCAGGAGGAAAAAGGGACAGGAGAAACGCAACAG tGGGCGTGGAGGCAGCCGTTCCAGGAGTCGTTCTCGCAGCAGAGGGAGGTCCTCGTCTCCCTCAAGCTCTCGCTCCTCCAAGTCCTCTCGGTCGCGTTCCCGTTCCTCACGCTCCCGCAGCCACTCCCACTCCTACTCACGATCCAG GTCTAGGAGTAGATCGAGGTCATCTCGGAGTCACTCTCGCTCCAGGTCCCGTTCTCGCTCTCATTCGCCCACTAAGAGACGCCGCAGTGGCAAGTCCCGCAGCACTTCCCCTCC CACCACATCAGGTCTGGGCACTGGTCCCACAAAGCTCCCTCCGGACTCCAGGCTAGGAGAGGAAAACAAGGGCCATCAGTTACTCATGAAGATGG GCTGGAGTGGTTCTGGGGGCCTGGGGGCCAAAGAACAGGGTATTCAGGACCCCATCAAAGGAGGAGATGTCAGGGACAAGTGGGACCAGTATAAAGGAGTTGGGGTTTCACTAGATGACCCCTACGAGAACTACCGCAGGAACAAGAGCTACAACTTTGTGGCCCGCATGAAGGCACGGGAGGAAG TCAATCGAGAACCTCAGGAGGCCCCTCCTACGGAGTGA